Genomic segment of Aquarana catesbeiana isolate 2022-GZ linkage group LG02, ASM4218655v1, whole genome shotgun sequence:
atcaatcataaatagaaaaaacatcaacaacaaacaacaacatctgttaaaacaACCTGTTTGAtcatcaagcgttggtctgagcaatatcttaaaAATCCTCCGTGTCCATAACAGGACTAgcactgcggtcccatcaaatctatcaaaaataggcctcaagccgacaagctggctcagagactagcaatgaccgcagtgccccattatcacttcccggttaacctccgttaaccgggaaccacaatCCTGAGCCTTAGcaacgctaggctcccaaaaaagactCTTACTTTTACCATCCACCTtcttttgcccagaccaacgcccgccacagcacccaagaaTAACACCTTaatcttgggtgcccctccacacccgaagtgctctctgtATGCCATCTTGTAGCCCTAAGGCCCACAAATCAATTCCAACCTCGTTCAAATGCACTCCATCCGCTCTTAAATACCGCCATGTCTCGAACTCGAGTTCCAAATGCCTAACCGCCAGCCCACCGTTATTTACTACAAACTTGCTAACttccctatttatttttttacgtgcCCTGTTGACCCCCTCAACTGATCTCGCCATCCTCCAGGAAGTCCGGGCCACCATGTCTGACCAAACAATCACCATTTTCGGAAAGGCTTCTCTCAACCGCAAAACATCCAACTTGATGTCGCGCTTCAGGTCCACCATAGATCTAATACCCAGGTCATTACCGCCAGCATGTATTACCAATACATCCGGCGGCCTATCGCGCTGTGCATAACGATGCACCTCCGGCACCAATCTGCCCCACAACATGCCTGGGATCCCCAGCCACTTTATGCACGCTTCCCTCCTGCcaaaacccaattgcctaccctcgtGTCGGGCGTCCCCTCTCCGAGCCCCCCACGCCACATAGGAATgacccatgatccagaccatcccagGCAGCGAATCTGAAATAGACAAAGACACAGGAAACCATACTATAACCAACAACCCTATTAACACTTACCGAACCATACCCATATCTCTCTTACACCACAAATAATTAACCTACAAACTAACCACCAAATTGGGCCGCACATAAGATTGAAACCTCTTGGATTCCCATCTACCAATCTTTTTTACCATCTCCTCCCCCAATCCATTCCTGGCTGCTTCCGTGGCTGCTCCTATCCTGAAGGAATGTGACGAGAAATCCTTCTCGGTCAATCCTAAACCCCggatacattttgcaaaaactgccCCAAATTGGTATCTGGATAAACATTCACCACCTGAATGTACCAAAAGGGGGCCCATTCCCGCCGGGCGCAAACTCAAAAACTCCCGCACTGTCCCAACTGGGCACAACACCGAACCCACAACCGGATACACCCTAACGATTCTGCCCCTTCCCAGTTGATCGGTCTTTGATTTTCTCAAATACAACTGCAAGGCTTCCGCCTCACACTTCACATCCTGATAATTCAGCCCTCCCTGTACCTTCTTGgaagggctaaccaactcccctatTCTAAAGGccccaaaaaacgctaataaaaaggCTACCTTGAACAACAGCACTTCATAACCTGAAGAGCACACCCTCTCCAGTTGTGCTATAACACCCTGCAAAATCTCGAATGTCACCGGCCTTCTCACATCCTTCTTAACCCAAGCCTTTCTGTAACCCTTCATTGCCTGCCGGACCCAGAAGTCTTTCGTAAAATCCATCTGACCCTGCAACTTAAACAGAAAGGCCAACCCAGATACATTCTTATTCACTACAGCTGCAGACACACCCTCCTCCATCTTCCTGGCAATGTAGTATATCAAGAGCAACCGCACCTCTCCACCCACTGGCTCCTCCCCGATTTCAGTCACAAAATCCatccattcctgccataccctggTGTAAGCCGCCCACGTAGACCCACTTACCGAGTTCTTTATCCATCCGGCGAtgaggccaatgctatcccccacagccagtcgggacaaggaaccccgtgttgctccgcctccggcgccaactcccggaacctttcccactggaagcgagacaacgcatcagctataacattttccacccctggtaaatggaccgcatgaatgaaaacattcagttgcaaACAACGTAGTACCAGATGTTGTAATAGCCTAATCACTGGCGGAGATGATGCCGTGTTCCTATTAATTACCTGTACCACACCTAGGTTGTCCccgtggaaacgcaccttcaggtccctgaatgatgctccccataactccaccgccagcaccaccggaaacaactccagcagcacCAGGTTTTTTGTAAATCCTGCTTCCAACCACGACTGAGGCCAAGGCCCagcactccattgtccctgaaaaaatgccccaaaaccggTTGAACCTGCGGCATCAGTGAacagttccaagtcaaaattgctgaccggACCAGCCATCCAGAAAGCCCTCCCGTTAAAAGCTTCCAAAAAGGTGTGCCTTGGCGATTTTACGCCGCTCGTGCTGGCCGACAACCTGCGACAGAAGACCCTCCCCATTggtaatatgcggcatgcaaaattaagcttacccaatacCGATTGTAGCGTCTTCAGTCGCACTTTCCGCAAACCCATGAGCCCCGCAATTTCCCTCTTCAGGTCCTCCAGTTTATCGCCCGGCAACCGGCATTCCATTGCTTCCGTGTCTAGCACAATGCCCAAGAACGTGATGACCGTACTCGGTCCCTCCGTTTTGTCAgccgccaatggaatgccgaatTTGTCTGCGATATGTTCCAGCGTAGCCAAAAGCACCGCGCAGATCCTTGAATCAGCTGGGCCCATGCAgagaaagtcatccagataatgaattatagaattcacacctgacacctcccTAACTACCCATTCCACAAACGAGCTGAACTGCTCAAATATCGCGCACGATATAGAGCAGCCCATTGGTAAGCATTGGTCAACATAAAATTCGTTGTTCCAATGACATCCCAACAACCGAAAGctgtccgggtgtactggcagcagtcggaaagctgattccacatctgcctttgcCATGAGAGCCCCCTTTCCATACCGTCGCacccatcccactgccgcatcAAATGATGTATAGGTCACGGAACACTCACCCTGGTCTATCAcatcattgaccgaccccccttttgggaaagataaATGATGGATTAGCCTGAATTTTCCTGGCTCCTTCTTTGGGACCACACCCAGtggtgacaccaccaaattatCCAACGGCGACACCGAAAAAGGACCTCCCATCcgacccaatgcaacctccttccttAGTTTCTCAGAAACTACCTCCGGGTGTTGCATGGCTGACTTTAAATTAGGCGACACAGGCGGGATAACCGACAGATTGCACGGTATCCTAAATCCCACTGAGAAACCTTCATCCAACAATTGCGCTGCTTTCTTGTCTGGGTACCTACCTAGAAATGGCCGCATCTTTTCCActctcaccggggtcctcccttttgtttgcagtttctccttGCCTACCCTTTCCTTGTTTGAAACACCTTGACCCCGGGTGGGATCCCCCACATCCTGAACACTCATGCTTGTACTTACATGAGGTTCCGAACCTGCAGGTCCCGgcgttgtattgccaacaaaccccctttttgttTCCGACCGTATGTCCCTGGGTGGAAGGTCCACCGgtccctcctggaaaaaactggttGGGGGCCCTCGTCGTCGTCGTCATCAATCtcatccataggctgatgtccttgtgatcccaacggAGCGCCGGTCTGATTGCCCTCCGTTGACGGAACTGTTCATCGTACCTCAGCCACGCCGTGCCC
This window contains:
- the LOC141127383 gene encoding uncharacterized protein yields the protein MDFVTEIGEEPVGGEVRLLLIYYIARKMEEGVSAAVVNKNVSGLAFLFKLQGQMDFTKDFWVRQAMKGYRKAWVKKDVRRPVTFEILQGVIAQLERVCSSGYEVLLFKVAFLLAFFGAFRIGELVSPSKKVQGGLNYQDVKCEAEALQLYLRKSKTDQLGRGRIVRVYPVVGSVLCPVGTVREFLSLRPAGMGPLLVHSGGECLSRYQFGAVFAKCIRGLGLTEKDFSSHSFRIGAATEAARNGLGEEMVKKIGRWESKRFQSYVRPNLVVSL